A genome region from Deinococcus betulae includes the following:
- a CDS encoding phenylacetic acid degradation protein translates to MTHPTLHPPTDTQWPRWEVFKQDAPGRPHQAVGTVHAGDPDHALLTARSVFVRRPAAVSLWCVREADLLTATPEELSTHPGLLDTPGEASIYQLAIKRTHKRSMTFVDVVGTAEATGPGDALRQAQAAHPDALAWLVFPDAAAVRTDDDPGTVDSWFAPAKEKTYKQQQFYGVIGRHIGELKRAGLMPGRAPTEEQP, encoded by the coding sequence ATGACCCATCCCACCCTTCACCCCCCCACCGACACCCAGTGGCCCCGCTGGGAGGTGTTCAAGCAGGACGCGCCGGGCCGGCCCCATCAGGCGGTGGGCACCGTTCATGCCGGTGACCCCGACCACGCCCTACTGACCGCGCGCAGCGTCTTTGTGCGCCGCCCCGCCGCCGTCAGCCTGTGGTGCGTGCGGGAAGCAGACCTGCTGACCGCCACCCCCGAAGAACTGAGCACCCATCCGGGGCTGCTGGACACCCCCGGCGAGGCGAGCATCTATCAGCTGGCCATTAAGCGCACGCACAAGCGGTCCATGACCTTCGTGGACGTGGTGGGCACCGCCGAGGCCACTGGGCCGGGCGACGCGCTGCGGCAGGCCCAGGCCGCCCACCCGGACGCCCTGGCCTGGCTGGTGTTTCCTGATGCAGCGGCTGTCCGCACAGACGACGACCCCGGCACCGTGGACAGCTGGTTTGCGCCGGCCAAGGAAAAAACCTACAAGCAGCAGCAGTTTTACGGCGTGATCGGCCGCCACATTGGGGAACTGAAGCGCGCGGGCCTGATGCCCGGCCGCGCCCCGACCGAGGAGCAGCCATGA
- the paaC gene encoding 1,2-phenylacetyl-CoA epoxidase subunit PaaC, producing the protein MTAATEATLTPAQTAGLIRRLTALADDEIVLAHRGGEWTGHAPILEEDIALANMAQDELGHAGLYLGLRAELDGSDADRLAFFRDADGYTCARFVELPRGDWALTMLRHFLYDTFEALWLEAATRSTYAPLAAVAAKAVREEKFHVQHTALWVERLALGTPESLRRLQAALAELWPHVGQLFQPVDGEAELTQAGLLPDLGAVQARWQDLVARHLHGKCGLTLPALPAEQAPRTVHTSHLAPLLAEMQAVARQHPDAEVW; encoded by the coding sequence ATGACCGCCGCTACAGAGGCCACCCTGACCCCAGCCCAGACGGCCGGCCTGATTCGGCGGCTGACCGCCCTGGCCGACGACGAGATCGTCCTGGCGCACCGGGGCGGCGAGTGGACCGGGCACGCCCCCATTCTGGAAGAGGACATTGCCCTGGCCAACATGGCCCAGGACGAACTGGGCCACGCTGGGCTGTACCTGGGGCTGCGCGCCGAGCTGGACGGCAGTGACGCCGACCGCCTGGCCTTTTTCCGGGACGCCGACGGGTACACCTGCGCCCGGTTTGTTGAGCTGCCGCGCGGCGACTGGGCCCTGACGATGCTGCGCCACTTTCTCTATGACACCTTCGAGGCCCTGTGGCTGGAGGCCGCCACGCGCAGCACCTACGCGCCGCTGGCCGCCGTGGCCGCCAAAGCGGTGCGTGAGGAGAAATTTCATGTGCAGCACACGGCCCTGTGGGTTGAGCGCCTGGCCCTGGGGACGCCCGAAAGCCTGCGGCGACTTCAGGCGGCCCTGGCCGAACTGTGGCCGCATGTGGGCCAACTGTTTCAGCCGGTGGACGGCGAAGCCGAACTGACCCAGGCAGGCCTGCTGCCAGACCTGGGCGCGGTGCAGGCCCGCTGGCAGGACCTCGTGGCCCGGCACCTGCACGGCAAATGCGGCCTGACCCTACCAGCGCTGCCTGCCGAGCAGGCGCCGCGCACTGTGCATACCAGTCACCTGGCGCCCCTCCTGGCCGAGATGCAGGCGGTGGCCCGCCAGCACCCGGACGCGGAGGTCTGGTAA